One window of bacterium (Candidatus Blackallbacteria) CG13_big_fil_rev_8_21_14_2_50_49_14 genomic DNA carries:
- a CDS encoding L-asparaginase 1: MKRIYIAYNGGTIGMMNTPQGYRPEPGYLQAQMELMPMFNQAGMPEFEIHEYPNLLDSANMHPDDWLVIAEDIASHYDDYDGFIVLHGTDTMAYTASALPFMLQGLRKPVLLTGSQIPLCEIRNDARDNLITSLLIASQYAIPEVCLFFGGKLLRGCRAVKVDAKGFQAFASPNYPLLGTAGIEIEIRWPEIRPVPVTPPNLHVQALNKATVGALRLFPGISAQVLENMLQPPLQGLILEAYGLGNGPARDPDFLRVLAEATERGVVIVDVTQCLKGGVEITSYAAGRALAEVGVIGGGDMTAEAALAKLYYLLTVGYSPERTRELMQVNLCGELSENRNTAD; this comes from the coding sequence ATGAAACGGATTTATATTGCCTATAATGGCGGCACGATCGGCATGATGAATACCCCCCAGGGCTATCGTCCCGAGCCCGGTTATCTTCAGGCCCAAATGGAACTTATGCCGATGTTTAATCAGGCGGGCATGCCAGAATTTGAAATCCACGAATACCCGAATCTGCTCGATTCAGCCAATATGCACCCTGATGACTGGCTGGTAATTGCCGAGGATATCGCCAGCCATTATGACGATTACGATGGCTTTATCGTGCTGCACGGAACCGATACGATGGCCTATACCGCTTCGGCTCTGCCCTTTATGTTGCAGGGATTGCGCAAGCCTGTTCTTTTGACGGGTTCGCAAATTCCGCTCTGTGAAATTCGCAATGATGCCCGCGATAATCTGATCACCTCGCTGCTGATCGCATCGCAATATGCGATTCCAGAAGTCTGTCTCTTCTTTGGCGGGAAACTCTTGCGCGGCTGTCGGGCCGTTAAAGTTGATGCCAAGGGGTTTCAAGCTTTTGCCTCCCCCAATTACCCGCTCTTGGGTACTGCCGGTATTGAAATCGAGATTCGCTGGCCTGAAATTCGGCCGGTGCCGGTGACACCCCCCAATTTGCATGTGCAGGCCCTGAATAAAGCCACCGTGGGGGCTTTGCGCCTCTTTCCCGGCATCTCGGCCCAGGTGCTTGAAAATATGCTGCAGCCGCCTTTGCAGGGTTTGATTTTAGAGGCCTATGGGCTGGGCAATGGCCCCGCCCGTGACCCCGATTTTCTCCGCGTTCTGGCAGAAGCTACAGAACGGGGCGTGGTGATTGTCGATGTTACCCAATGTCTGAAGGGCGGTGTTGAAATTACCAGTTATGCAGCCGGTCGCGCTTTGGCTGAGGTGGGGGTGATTGGCGGCGGGGATATGACCGCAGAAGCGGCCTTGGCCAAACTCTATTACCTCTTGACTGTGGGCTATAGCCCGGAGCGTACCCGTGAACTGATGCAGGTCAATCTCTGCGGGGAACTCAGTGAAAATAGAAACACGGCAGATTAG
- a CDS encoding MoxR family ATPase: MEFTGSDKYYLTPELKMIVNMAMQMDKPLLLTGEPGTGKTQLAFEISRALKMPLEILRAKSTIKGEEACYVQDTVLRLNDARFGTGETERNVNEFFDYIIWGPIGRAFRSEERVVLLLDEIDKTETDVQDNLLDVLDEKQFTIREVNQIIQAKQNPLIIITSNAKRELSDPFLRRCFCHHLAFPSREEMLEIIKLHFESPDSGLVDAALNIFYELRARGFEKAPATSELLDWLEALQRTQTQVLVPDQLPFLGALLKRTEDILAYRKGPHRQQRSW; encoded by the coding sequence ATGGAATTTACAGGCTCAGATAAATATTATTTAACCCCTGAATTGAAAATGATTGTGAATATGGCCATGCAAATGGACAAGCCTCTCTTGCTGACCGGGGAACCCGGCACGGGCAAAACCCAGTTGGCCTTTGAGATCAGCCGCGCATTGAAGATGCCGCTTGAAATTTTAAGAGCCAAATCGACGATCAAAGGCGAAGAGGCCTGTTATGTGCAGGATACGGTCTTGCGTTTGAACGATGCCCGTTTTGGCACCGGTGAGACGGAGCGCAATGTGAATGAATTCTTTGATTATATTATCTGGGGCCCGATTGGGCGTGCCTTTCGCAGTGAAGAGCGGGTGGTATTGCTCTTGGATGAGATCGATAAAACAGAAACCGATGTGCAGGACAATCTGCTCGATGTGCTCGATGAAAAACAATTCACCATTCGGGAGGTCAACCAGATCATTCAGGCCAAGCAGAACCCGTTGATCATCATCACCTCCAATGCCAAGCGCGAGCTGTCAGATCCCTTTCTGCGGCGTTGTTTTTGTCACCATCTGGCCTTTCCCAGCCGGGAAGAAATGCTTGAGATTATCAAATTGCATTTTGAATCCCCGGATTCTGGCTTGGTAGACGCGGCTTTGAATATTTTTTATGAATTGCGGGCCAGGGGCTTTGAAAAAGCCCCTGCCACCAGTGAACTTTTGGATTGGCTCGAAGCATTGCAAAGAACTCAAACCCAAGTATTGGTACCCGATCAGCTGCCCTTTCTGGGGGCTTTGCTCAAGCGCACTGAAGATATTTTGGCCTACCGCAAAGGCCCCCATCGACAGCAGCGTTCCTGGTAA
- a CDS encoding DUF2797 domain-containing protein gives MPLIATGSISKMKAKLETPVHYHLPVGEQLVDMNALLGQQIRLVFTGKIFCQHCGRATSKSFSQGYCYPCMTTLAQCDSCIMSPEKCHFAQGTCREPEWGQSHCMIDHYVYLANASGIKVGITRTSQVPTRWIDQGAVQALPILRVSSRYLSGLAEVLFKTQVSDKTNWRKMLKNEVEALDLAQARDQLFNQLENEFKSFVQTQESDAVQFLEAAESVNIDYPVLEYPQKVSSFNLDKDPQVAGELRGIKGQYLIFSEGVINLRKYTGYQLEVYTE, from the coding sequence ATGCCCTTGATTGCGACTGGTTCCATATCCAAAATGAAAGCAAAGCTGGAGACCCCCGTTCATTACCATTTGCCTGTGGGAGAGCAGCTTGTGGATATGAATGCCCTTTTGGGGCAGCAGATCCGCCTGGTTTTTACAGGAAAAATATTTTGCCAACACTGTGGTCGCGCCACTTCAAAAAGTTTCAGCCAGGGTTATTGTTATCCCTGCATGACCACCCTTGCCCAATGTGACAGCTGTATTATGAGCCCAGAAAAATGTCATTTTGCCCAGGGTACCTGCCGCGAACCTGAGTGGGGTCAAAGCCATTGCATGATTGATCATTATGTTTATTTGGCAAATGCTTCAGGTATCAAGGTGGGAATTACCCGCACCAGCCAAGTGCCCACGCGCTGGATTGATCAGGGTGCGGTGCAGGCCTTACCTATTCTGCGGGTTTCAAGCCGCTATCTCTCGGGCCTGGCTGAAGTGCTGTTTAAAACACAGGTTTCAGATAAAACCAATTGGCGTAAAATGTTGAAAAATGAAGTCGAAGCGTTGGATTTGGCACAAGCGCGAGATCAACTTTTCAATCAGCTTGAAAATGAATTCAAAAGCTTTGTACAAACCCAGGAATCCGATGCCGTTCAATTTTTAGAGGCAGCTGAAAGCGTGAATATCGACTATCCGGTACTTGAATACCCCCAAAAAGTCAGCTCTTTCAATTTGGACAAAGACCCCCAGGTTGCCGGGGAGCTAAGAGGCATCAAAGGGCAATACCTGATTTTTTCAGAAGGGGTGATCAATCTGAGAAAATATACGGGTTACCAACTGGAAGTCTACACTGAATAG
- a CDS encoding acyl-CoA dehydrogenase, giving the protein MIDFSLSDEQKEYQKLARDFTQKEIIPKAAYHDETAEYPREIINKAWDAGLINNHIPEEYGGLGLSVLDGSIVSEELAYGCSGISTAMEGNMLAECPVLVAANEDQKKSFLGRMTEAPLLAAYCVTEPDAGSDVASIRTTAKKVGDEYILNGAKMWITNASVANWYFVLASTDLSAGARGMTAFLVEADSEGIQVGKKEMNMGQRCSDTRGITFENVKVPAKNLLGGEGQGFKIAMAAFDLSRPMVAAGAVGVARRAMEESIQYASQRKTFGVPIASHQAISFMIADMAKDIEAARMLVWRSAWMIDQGERNTKFAAFAKCFAADTVMRVATDAVQIHGGNGYSKEYPVEKLMRDAKIFQIYEGTSQIQRLIIAKELFERKRA; this is encoded by the coding sequence ATGATCGATTTTTCTCTTTCTGATGAACAAAAAGAGTATCAGAAACTGGCCCGCGATTTCACCCAAAAAGAAATCATCCCCAAAGCCGCTTATCACGATGAAACCGCTGAATATCCCCGCGAAATCATCAACAAAGCCTGGGATGCCGGACTGATCAACAACCATATTCCCGAAGAATACGGCGGCCTGGGCCTGAGTGTTCTGGATGGCAGTATCGTCTCTGAAGAACTGGCCTATGGTTGTTCTGGTATTTCGACCGCAATGGAAGGCAATATGCTGGCAGAATGCCCCGTTTTGGTGGCTGCCAATGAAGACCAGAAGAAAAGCTTTTTGGGGCGTATGACCGAAGCGCCTCTGCTTGCCGCCTATTGTGTGACTGAACCCGATGCGGGATCAGACGTCGCCAGCATTCGCACGACCGCCAAAAAAGTGGGCGATGAATATATTCTCAATGGTGCCAAAATGTGGATTACCAATGCCAGCGTTGCCAATTGGTATTTTGTTTTGGCCTCTACAGATTTAAGCGCCGGTGCCCGTGGCATGACCGCATTTTTGGTTGAAGCTGACAGCGAAGGCATTCAAGTCGGTAAAAAAGAAATGAACATGGGCCAGCGCTGTTCTGATACCCGTGGGATTACCTTTGAAAACGTGAAAGTTCCTGCCAAAAATCTGCTCGGTGGCGAAGGACAGGGCTTTAAAATTGCCATGGCCGCCTTTGACCTTTCTCGCCCCATGGTCGCAGCAGGTGCTGTTGGTGTGGCCCGCCGTGCGATGGAAGAATCGATTCAATATGCCTCCCAACGCAAAACCTTTGGGGTGCCGATTGCCAGCCACCAGGCCATCAGCTTTATGATTGCCGATATGGCGAAAGATATTGAAGCGGCTCGCATGTTGGTTTGGAGATCGGCCTGGATGATCGATCAAGGCGAGCGCAATACCAAATTTGCAGCTTTTGCCAAATGCTTTGCAGCGGATACCGTGATGCGCGTGGCCACTGATGCTGTTCAGATTCACGGCGGAAATGGCTATAGCAAAGAATATCCTGTTGAAAAATTGATGCGCGATGCCAAAATCTTCCAGATTTACGAAGGCACCAGTCAAATTCAACGTTTGATTATCGCCAAAGAACTCTTTGAGCGTAAACGCGCCTAG
- a CDS encoding EamA family transporter, with translation MKKWPAGIAEMLISTFFFALMNFCVKGLPGIPTHEMVFFRALGVFTLSGLSLWKLKISPWGQKKSWLLLRGLYGTLGLSLYFWTLKNMPLASAVTIQYLSPIFSTVVAIWLLKEVPPRRQWLFFGISILGVMLIKGFDTRIAWLPLVAGIGAAICSALAYNYVRKLRGLDHPLVTVFYFPLVTLSLVSPYTLTHWVRPHGQEWLWLGLIGIFTHFAQYYLTKALQAEKMAIISQLNYIGVAYALAMGWFFFHEQIPPLAILGLGLVIAGVVLGNTLGRKQENKSALMHTPSAQSKA, from the coding sequence ATGAAAAAATGGCCAGCAGGCATTGCCGAAATGCTGATTTCAACCTTCTTTTTTGCCCTGATGAATTTCTGCGTCAAAGGGCTGCCTGGCATTCCCACCCATGAAATGGTCTTTTTCAGGGCTCTGGGCGTTTTCACGCTTTCAGGGCTCTCACTCTGGAAACTGAAGATCTCCCCCTGGGGACAAAAAAAATCCTGGCTGCTGCTACGCGGGCTCTATGGCACCTTGGGGCTGAGCCTCTATTTCTGGACCCTGAAAAACATGCCCCTGGCATCAGCCGTCACGATCCAATACCTCTCTCCGATTTTTTCTACAGTGGTTGCGATCTGGTTGCTGAAAGAAGTGCCGCCTCGTCGTCAATGGCTGTTTTTTGGAATCTCGATTCTGGGGGTCATGCTGATCAAAGGTTTTGACACCCGGATTGCCTGGCTGCCCCTGGTGGCAGGCATTGGAGCGGCGATCTGTTCGGCTCTGGCCTATAACTATGTGCGCAAACTGCGGGGGTTGGATCACCCCCTGGTAACCGTCTTTTATTTTCCCCTGGTGACCTTGAGTTTGGTCAGCCCCTATACCCTGACCCATTGGGTCAGGCCCCACGGACAGGAATGGCTTTGGTTGGGACTGATCGGCATCTTCACGCATTTTGCCCAGTATTATCTGACCAAAGCCCTACAGGCTGAAAAAATGGCGATCATTTCACAACTGAACTATATCGGGGTGGCCTATGCCCTGGCCATGGGCTGGTTTTTCTTTCACGAGCAAATCCCGCCCTTGGCCATTCTCGGCCTGGGTCTGGTGATTGCAGGCGTGGTTTTGGGCAATACCCTGGGGCGCAAACAAGAAAATAAGAGCGCGCTAATGCACACACCCTCTGCGCAAAGCAAAGCATAG
- a CDS encoding peptidase S8, giving the protein MTMKKQLMQNFKKTMTAALAGISLVACGRMAPELTLSAPSNTLPTAAVSRLNRASAARAQYVPGQVIVSFKTRTHPTLLQQFAQAHGLRLLKVSPMGEALYQQLNPAMATAQVMNSLKQDPYVQYAGPNPVYTNKFTVNDPRSSEQKGLGIIGMGKAWDLSLGDPRVIIAVIDSGADLSHPDLRANLVSGYNVLSQGQTPPQDDNGHGTHASGIAAAVGDNREGVSGTCPRCKLMPVKALDAEGAGNAFDVAIGIVWAVDHGAQVINMSLGGPQSDPTLERAVRYAFSRNVPVVVAAGNESTNELRYPAAIPGVISVGAVDNSRQLAGFSNFGSWVSVVAPGVQILSTMPQTSVYMTQNEGYQTQYDFMDGTSMAAPIVAGLVGLIRSRHPQLTPAQIKTRLEGTAIDLGAPGFDEQFGNGMIDGPRALL; this is encoded by the coding sequence ATGACAATGAAAAAACAGCTCATGCAGAACTTCAAAAAAACGATGACAGCCGCTTTGGCGGGAATCAGCCTGGTGGCCTGTGGCCGCATGGCTCCTGAATTGACGCTTTCAGCGCCTTCCAATACGCTTCCCACTGCTGCTGTCTCCCGTCTCAACCGTGCGAGCGCTGCCCGTGCCCAGTATGTGCCAGGCCAAGTCATTGTCAGTTTTAAAACCCGCACCCATCCCACGCTTTTGCAACAGTTTGCTCAGGCCCATGGCCTGCGCCTGCTGAAAGTTTCGCCCATGGGCGAAGCGCTTTACCAACAATTGAATCCTGCCATGGCCACTGCCCAGGTGATGAACTCTCTGAAACAGGATCCTTATGTGCAATATGCGGGGCCCAACCCGGTATATACCAATAAATTTACAGTCAACGACCCCCGCTCTTCTGAACAGAAGGGGTTGGGGATTATCGGCATGGGCAAGGCCTGGGATCTCTCCCTGGGCGATCCCCGTGTGATTATCGCGGTGATTGACAGTGGCGCAGATCTTTCTCACCCGGATCTGCGTGCCAATCTTGTCTCTGGTTACAATGTGCTCTCTCAAGGTCAAACCCCTCCTCAGGATGACAATGGCCATGGCACCCATGCCTCAGGCATTGCCGCTGCTGTGGGTGATAACCGTGAAGGGGTCTCTGGAACCTGCCCCCGTTGTAAACTGATGCCCGTTAAAGCATTGGATGCCGAAGGGGCAGGCAATGCTTTCGATGTTGCGATTGGCATTGTCTGGGCTGTCGATCATGGCGCCCAGGTGATTAATATGAGTTTGGGTGGTCCTCAGTCAGATCCTACCCTCGAACGGGCTGTTCGCTATGCTTTTTCCCGCAATGTGCCCGTGGTGGTGGCCGCAGGCAATGAATCCACCAATGAACTGCGCTATCCGGCAGCCATTCCCGGTGTGATTTCAGTGGGCGCTGTCGACAATTCCCGCCAATTGGCTGGTTTTTCAAATTTTGGCTCTTGGGTGTCTGTGGTTGCTCCAGGCGTTCAGATTCTTTCTACCATGCCTCAGACTTCTGTCTATATGACCCAAAATGAAGGGTATCAGACCCAATACGATTTTATGGATGGCACCTCCATGGCGGCCCCGATTGTGGCTGGTTTGGTCGGCTTGATTCGCAGCCGTCACCCCCAGCTGACCCCCGCCCAGATCAAAACCCGTTTGGAGGGCACTGCGATTGACTTGGGTGCGCCTGGTTTTGATGAGCAGTTTGGCAATGGCATGATTGACGGCCCACGCGCTCTGCTTTAA
- a CDS encoding SAM-dependent methyltransferase, translating into MHYTQINSEVIDQWVGSGWEWSLPIDSETFARAKAGDWSVVLTPTKAVPKAWFLAFQGCKILGLASGGGQQIPIFSALGAECTVLDYSEQQLAREKEVAEREGYSVTTLRADMTQPFPFADQSFDLIFHPVSNCYVQEVESIWQECFRVLKPGGVLLAGLDNGFNYLFDEAEEKVVRKLPFNPLQDPELYQESLEKDWGIQFSHTIEEQLGGQLRAGFRLTDIFHDTNGSGHLHAYNAPCYYATRAVKPEV; encoded by the coding sequence ATGCACTATACACAAATCAATTCAGAAGTGATTGATCAATGGGTCGGTTCAGGCTGGGAATGGAGTCTGCCGATTGATTCTGAGACCTTTGCCCGCGCCAAAGCCGGGGATTGGTCGGTGGTTCTGACGCCCACCAAAGCGGTTCCCAAAGCCTGGTTTTTAGCGTTTCAGGGCTGTAAAATTTTGGGGCTGGCCTCAGGGGGAGGGCAGCAAATCCCGATTTTCTCTGCCTTGGGAGCCGAATGTACGGTTCTGGATTATTCAGAGCAGCAATTGGCCCGTGAAAAGGAAGTTGCCGAACGCGAAGGCTATTCCGTTACCACCCTGCGGGCAGATATGACCCAGCCCTTTCCCTTTGCAGATCAGAGCTTTGACTTGATCTTTCATCCGGTCTCCAATTGCTATGTTCAGGAAGTCGAGTCGATCTGGCAAGAATGTTTCCGCGTGCTCAAGCCCGGCGGGGTTTTGCTGGCAGGTTTGGACAATGGCTTCAATTATCTCTTTGATGAAGCAGAAGAAAAAGTGGTAAGAAAGCTGCCCTTTAATCCGCTTCAGGATCCTGAACTTTATCAGGAGTCACTTGAAAAGGATTGGGGCATTCAGTTCTCGCATACGATAGAAGAGCAACTGGGCGGGCAATTGCGGGCAGGTTTCAGATTGACGGATATCTTCCATGATACCAATGGCTCTGGGCATTTACACGCTTACAATGCGCCCTGTTACTATGCCACGCGGGCTGTGAAACCCGAAGTCTGA
- a CDS encoding penicillin-binding protein: MARQGALGAALIFAAFSPVFIPDFAARAAQKSSLEQLSKAPKFHGTVLMVKEGKVVFQAAQGYCDIRSQKKLEMNSAFNLASVSKQFTALAIAQLVEAGKLRYEDKIQKYLKLPYPEITVDHLLGHRSGLPDYIELAEEEWDTDQLLTNADILNLFRKHKPALAFKPNSKYDYSNTGYAFLASLVEAVSKQSFADYLKAHVFTPAGMQDSFVYQPGKSKPLVKGMAYQRNQLVGDDLTWMDGVVGDGGIYSSALDLRKWQEALFQGKLISKAGLKMLFQPGQLNNGKTTDYGYGWVIDEEGDLVWHNGSWAGFRTLISYQISEDFLTIVLNNSGYEDNDGLVEKISKDLQ, from the coding sequence ATGGCCAGACAGGGCGCTTTAGGGGCCGCCTTGATATTCGCTGCCTTCAGCCCCGTTTTTATCCCGGATTTTGCTGCAAGGGCTGCGCAAAAATCTTCCCTTGAGCAGCTTTCCAAGGCTCCAAAATTTCATGGAACGGTATTAATGGTCAAAGAAGGAAAGGTTGTCTTTCAGGCTGCACAAGGTTATTGCGATATTCGCAGTCAGAAAAAGCTGGAAATGAACTCGGCTTTTAATCTGGCTTCAGTTTCAAAACAGTTTACGGCCTTGGCCATTGCCCAATTGGTGGAAGCTGGCAAACTTCGTTATGAAGATAAAATTCAGAAATACTTGAAGCTGCCCTATCCTGAAATCACCGTGGATCACTTGTTGGGCCACCGTTCAGGGCTTCCTGATTATATCGAACTGGCAGAAGAAGAGTGGGATACTGATCAGTTACTCACCAATGCAGATATCTTAAATTTATTCCGCAAACACAAGCCAGCGCTCGCGTTTAAGCCCAATAGCAAGTATGATTACAGCAATACAGGCTATGCTTTCTTGGCTTCGTTGGTTGAAGCTGTCTCCAAACAGAGCTTTGCAGATTATCTTAAAGCACACGTTTTTACCCCAGCCGGCATGCAGGACAGTTTTGTCTACCAACCGGGCAAATCCAAGCCCCTGGTCAAGGGCATGGCCTATCAGCGCAATCAACTGGTTGGTGATGATCTCACCTGGATGGATGGTGTTGTTGGCGATGGTGGCATCTACAGCTCAGCTTTGGATCTGCGCAAATGGCAGGAGGCTCTGTTTCAGGGAAAATTGATTTCCAAGGCTGGCCTGAAAATGCTGTTTCAACCTGGACAGCTGAACAATGGGAAAACAACCGATTATGGCTATGGCTGGGTGATTGATGAAGAGGGCGATTTGGTCTGGCACAATGGTTCCTGGGCCGGTTTTCGCACCCTGATCAGTTATCAGATCAGTGAAGATTTTCTCACGATTGTATTGAACAACAGTGGCTATGAAGACAATGATGGCCTGGTTGAGAAGATCAGCAAAGATTTGCAATGA